TCCAATCCCGCTGAAGCCAATAAAACAACGAAAGCAAGAGATAAATCAGCAAAAAGGGAACGGCGATTGTCAGCATGCCGGTGGCCCACTTGGTAAAAACCAGCTGGCGGCGAGTAAAAGGCAGGCTGGCCAGCAAGTCACCGGTGGGTTCCCGGCGCAGGTCGTGGAATTGGATGATAACCAGCAGCAATACCTGAAACAACAGAAACAACAGGCTGCGAGTATCACTCCAAACCAGGAGATCACCAAACCATTGGCCCACGCCGGCGGCAGCCGGTTCACCGGTTTGAACCAGGTACTTCAGGTGATTAAGGTGAGAGATCATCTCCGTCAGCGGGTTGTAGATCAGGGAACCGGACAACAGGGTCCCGATCCAAATGCACAGCTGCCATTCTCTATAGAACACAGCTTTAGACCAGTACTTCGTCATGGCGTAATCCCTCCCCGGCGGCATAAATAAACATATCCTCCAGGCTCAAATCCACTTCCTCCAGCAGCACCAACCCGCAGCGGCGCAGTTTCTCCACCAGAGCCTGGGAATACTCTCCGGTCACCAGGTAATGCACCCGTCCCACTTGTTCCAAAGACAGTACTTCCGACCAATCCCGCAAATCCTGGGGCGGTTCTGCCCGGAAAACCACCTGCAGCTTTTTCATGCTTCTTTTCATTCCTTCCAGGGAATTAACATACTTGATCTCCCCCTGGCTGATCATGGCCACCTGGTCACAAATCCGTTCCAAATCGCTTAAATGATGGGAGGAAATAAAAACCGTGACCCGGCGCTCTTCTATTTCCCGGAGCAGCAGGCCGGTGACCTGTCTTTTGGCCAAGGGATCCAAGCCGGAGGTGGGCTCATCCAGAACCAGCACCTCAGGATAAATGCTGAGGCTTAAGCCCAAAGCTAATCTCATCTTCATCCCTTTGGACAGGTCTTTCACCCTTTTGTTTAAATCCAGTTGGAACAGCCGGTTTAAACCGTGGAATCTTTCCCCGGAAAACCGCGGGTAAGACAATTGGTAAAAGCGCAGCACTTCTTTAATCTTCATCCCGTGAAAATACTGGTTCTGATCCGCCACATAGCCGATTTTAGCTTTTACCGCCGGGTTGTCGAAGACCTCTTGGTCACCGACGCGGACTTGACCCTGTTCAGGCCGGTAGATGCCGGTGATGCACTTGATCAAGGTGGTTTTCCCGGCGCCGTTTTCTCCCACCAAGCCGAAGACTGTGCCCTGGGGCACCTTTAAAGATACTCTTTTGAGTACTTCCCGGCCGCCCAAAATTTTCGTGACTTCATTGATCTCGATCATGAATTCATCACCTCTCTTCTAACTCCCGGTAGATTTCATCAAGCAGGGTCACAATTTCCCCCCGGGCCAGGCCCAGGTAATGACCCTCGATAACCACCTTTTTCAATAATTCCTTCAACCCCTGCAACTTTTCCTCATCCCTCTTCGGTTGATAGTTTTGGGAAATAAAGGTCCCCCTGCCCTGCACCGTTTCGATGGCTCTTTCCCGCTCCAACTCTTGATAAGCCTTGCTCACCGTATTGGGATTAACCATGAGCAACGTTGACATCTCCCGCACGGAAGGAAGTTTATCCCCCGGCTGCAGAATCCCCTTCACAATGTTTTCCTTGATCCCGTCTACAATCTGTTCGTAAAGCGGCTTGCTGCTGCGCGGATCGATTTGGAGCACCCCTGCACCTCCCATCTGATGTGTATGAAATGTATTAAGTGTACTGTTTACACTAGTACACTTAATATACAATATATCTCCATCCTTGTCAATAGGTCCCGCCAGGTTTTCCTGTCCAACCGGTCAAGGCGTCTCAAGACCATTCCCATAAAAAAAAAAGAGCCGCCGTCTCGCAGGCAGCTCCTTTATCCTTATTCTTTTTGCACCGCGCGCACGTTGCCCCGGGCCAGGGAGGCAAAGACGCCGATCAAGCACAGCACCCCAAAGACGACAAAGGACACCTTAGTGCACTGCACCAGCGCTTCTTGGGAAGCGTATTCCAGTTCCACATGGCCGATAAACAGGGTCATCATTAAAGTGACAATGGCCATACTCACCGACTGCCCCACCAACCGCATGGTGCCCAGCGTGGAAGACGCCAACCCGTACACTTCCCGCTTGACCGAGCTCATCACTGCATTGGTATTAGGGGAAGAGAACAGGCCGAAGCCGGCGCCCATCAAGAGTAAGTTGGCCATCACCAGGGGAATGGAGGTGTTGGGCCCTAGAAACCAAAACACAAACAGGCTGACGGTGGTAATGGCCATGCCCAGAGAAGCAACCTTACCGGGCTCCACCCGGTCCGAGATGGACCCGGCAACAGGCGACAGCGCCGCCATCACCACCGGCTGGGCCAAAAGGATCAGCCCCGCCACCTGGGAATCATAGCCCCGCACCGACTGCAAATACAGGGACAGCAAGAAAGTGGCGGCAAAAGTAGCACTGTAGTTAATAAAAGCCGCCAAGTTGGAAAAGGTAAAAGCAATATTGCTCTTAAACAGCTTTAAATTCATCAACGGGTAAGGAGCTTTGGTTTCATAATAGATAAATACCGCTAAGACCAGGATACCGGCCACCAACACGTAGGGCCCCCAGCCGGCACTGGTAAAGGATGATAAACCGTACATAAAGCCGATTAACCCCAGCATGTAAAGGACGGCTCCCGTACCGTCGTATTTCTCCTGCCCTGCCCCGATCCATTCCCCCGGCAGTTTAAACAGGATGACAAAAAAAGCAATTAAGGCCAGCAAGGCACAGAAAAAGAAAATGGAGTGCCAGCCAAAGCGGTGATTCAGAAACCCGCCCCATACCGGGCCCAGGGACAGGCCCAGGTAAACGGAGGCGCTGTTGATGCCTAACGCCTTGCCCCGCTCTTGGGGCGGGAAGACCGAAGTCAGGATTGCCATGTTGGTGCCAAAAATCATGGCACTACCTGCCCCTTGGAGCACCCGGAACAGGAGAAAGGTTTGAATGTTACGGGCCAGCCCCGACAGGAAAGAAAAAAGGGCAAACAAAAAAATACCGCTGATAAAAACCTTTTTCCGCCCGATCATGTCCGCCAGCCGCCCCATGGGTACTAGGAAAGCAGCCGAAGCCAATAAATAACTGCTGACGACCCAGCTCAACAGGACCGCACTGGTCTGGAATTCCTCGCCAATTGCAGGGATGGCCAGGTTAATGGAACTGCCCATAAAGGGAGTCAAAAAGGCCGCCATGGTAGCCGATACTAAAGCATATTTCCTTAAAGAAGCTTGCTGATCCATAACTCCCCTCCCCACCGTTCTGCTAAAGATCACTTATGATTCCCATTGTAGATCTACTTGTGTACAACTGCAAGCCAAATTCCAAGGGGGGCAGTCCCAAACAAAAGGAAAGCGAACCGGTCAACGACCAATTCGCTTTCCTGGTTTATCCCTTTTGCCGGTCATAATTTCGCGGTGCCAGCCCGGCCTTACCCGGGTTCTGCATTACTTTTTTCCGGTGGGCTGCCAGCCTCTTGGCCACCGGGTCTTTATCTACGTTAAAATTCTTATCGGGACACATCAGCCAACCGCCTCCTTGGATTTAGTCTGCCACAATAGGCGGGAGCTATACCGGGCTCTACACTAGCAAATCCAGGATCCGTTCCACGTTCCGCTGCCGGGCTTGCCGTCCCAGTTCCATGGCATAACGGGACGGGAAACGGTGCAGTTCCCAACCGGTCCGGTCATCCTTGACAAAAGCCACCACGTCCACAAAGACACTGTCAGGCGCCGGTTCCCCGTAGGCATCGATGCTAAAATCATGCTTTAAATTGCGCCTCTGGGCGGCCTCTTCCTGCGCCTTCTTGGCGTATTGCACCATTTTATGCTGGTGGCGGGCATGCTCTTGCCGGAGGACCTGCCTCATTCCCTCCATTTTCGCTTCTTGGGCCCGGATTTCCGGATGCAGTTTCGCTAACCGGACGTTTTCCACGACTTTCACCTACTCAGTCAAACTCTCCCACCGGCAATCCCCGAGTCATGGAATTGTCTATATTTTATGACATCCTTGGGCCCGTGTAAAGAGGAACATGGAAACCCCGGTGACAAAAACAACCGGGCCCAGGGGAGATACTCCTTCCCATGAGCCCCTTTTAGCAGGCTACAAGTCCTTTACCCCGGCCAGCTGCAGAAACTCCTCTTTCACTGCCGCCAGCCTGGTTTGTGCTGCTTGCCGGGTTTCACCCGGGACACAGAAATAAAACCTGATTTTCGGCTCTGTGCCGGAAGGCCTGGCCGTGGCATACCCGCCCCCTTGGAAACTGAAACGCAGCAGGTTGGCCTGGGGTAGGCTCAGGGGATACTCTTGCCCCTCTTGCACCCGCAGGCCCTTCCCGGACAAGTAGTCCTCCCGGGAGGCCAGGGGCAGGCCGCCAATGGTCAACTTATCCAAAGCCCGCAAATTAGCCATAAGACGATGGATTTTTTCCCGGCCTGCCAGACCGGGAAAAGACATGGCCACTTGTTCATCCAAATAGTACCCGTAGGTACGGTAAATGTCCTCCAGCACGTCCAAGAGGCTCTTGCCCTCTATCTCCCGGTAATACAGGGCCGCTTCCGCCACCAGGGCTGCCGCCTGCACGGCGTCTTTATCCCTGGCATAAGTACCGGCTAAATAACCGTGGCTCTCCTCAAAACCGAAGAGATAGGTGCCGGTTCCCTGCTCCTCCATTAATTTGATCTGTTCCCCGATGTATTTAAAGCCCACCAGCACATCCTGCATTCTGACGCCAAACCCGGCTGCCACCTGGGCTGCCAGGTCCGTGGAAACGATGCTTTTCATGACAACCCCGTCCGGGGGCAGGATTCCCTGCTTTTGTCGCTGGGACAGGAGATAATGCAGCAAAAGAACCCCGATTTGATTCCCCGTGAGTTTC
This sequence is a window from Clostridia bacterium. Protein-coding genes within it:
- a CDS encoding ABC transporter ATP-binding protein, encoding MIEINEVTKILGGREVLKRVSLKVPQGTVFGLVGENGAGKTTLIKCITGIYRPEQGQVRVGDQEVFDNPAVKAKIGYVADQNQYFHGMKIKEVLRFYQLSYPRFSGERFHGLNRLFQLDLNKRVKDLSKGMKMRLALGLSLSIYPEVLVLDEPTSGLDPLAKRQVTGLLLREIEERRVTVFISSHHLSDLERICDQVAMISQGEIKYVNSLEGMKRSMKKLQVVFRAEPPQDLRDWSEVLSLEQVGRVHYLVTGEYSQALVEKLRRCGLVLLEEVDLSLEDMFIYAAGEGLRHDEVLV
- a CDS encoding GntR family transcriptional regulator, which encodes MLQIDPRSSKPLYEQIVDGIKENIVKGILQPGDKLPSVREMSTLLMVNPNTVSKAYQELERERAIETVQGRGTFISQNYQPKRDEEKLQGLKELLKKVVIEGHYLGLARGEIVTLLDEIYRELEER
- a CDS encoding MFS transporter; translation: MDQQASLRKYALVSATMAAFLTPFMGSSINLAIPAIGEEFQTSAVLLSWVVSSYLLASAAFLVPMGRLADMIGRKKVFISGIFLFALFSFLSGLARNIQTFLLFRVLQGAGSAMIFGTNMAILTSVFPPQERGKALGINSASVYLGLSLGPVWGGFLNHRFGWHSIFFFCALLALIAFFVILFKLPGEWIGAGQEKYDGTGAVLYMLGLIGFMYGLSSFTSAGWGPYVLVAGILVLAVFIYYETKAPYPLMNLKLFKSNIAFTFSNLAAFINYSATFAATFLLSLYLQSVRGYDSQVAGLILLAQPVVMAALSPVAGSISDRVEPGKVASLGMAITTVSLFVFWFLGPNTSIPLVMANLLLMGAGFGLFSSPNTNAVMSSVKREVYGLASSTLGTMRLVGQSVSMAIVTLMMTLFIGHVELEYASQEALVQCTKVSFVVFGVLCLIGVFASLARGNVRAVQKE
- a CDS encoding phospho-sugar mutase, translating into TPLHGTGGRLVPQLLREVGFTSLILVEEQAVPDTEFSTVSVPNPEEEAAFDLALRYAREQGASLILASDPDADRLGVMVRDEDGCYRKLTGNQIGVLLLHYLLSQRQKQGILPPDGVVMKSIVSTDLAAQVAAGFGVRMQDVLVGFKYIGEQIKLMEEQGTGTYLFGFEESHGYLAGTYARDKDAVQAAALVAEAALYYREIEGKSLLDVLEDIYRTYGYYLDEQVAMSFPGLAGREKIHRLMANLRALDKLTIGGLPLASREDYLSGKGLRVQEGQEYPLSLPQANLLRFSFQGGGYATARPSGTEPKIRFYFCVPGETRQAAQTRLAAVKEEFLQLAGVKDL